From one Brevibacterium sp. 'Marine' genomic stretch:
- a CDS encoding thioredoxin domain-containing protein, with product MAKNNSADDKRNRARENARQIAANQAKKEKTAKTILYTGIAVVVVAVLAVVAVLVFQQSKPAVSPTNYVSDGITVGKDNTLVQPLKMPEGEESDLPAPTEEGAKEGAATVTVYLDFQCPGCKAFEEGNASMLRKLADEGSIVVNYKPVSFLDRMSSGNEYSTRAANLAACVVDSQPEVAIDLFDALYAQQPEEGTEGRTDEELLKVAEDAGVDTSKKLQADPEQTVESCVTDRTFDKFVEQSSQTALDDGVEATPWVLINGEHTDKTSDSQALATEILKATGEFKG from the coding sequence ATGGCGAAGAACAACTCCGCGGACGACAAGCGGAACCGCGCACGCGAGAACGCCCGGCAGATCGCGGCGAATCAGGCGAAGAAGGAAAAGACCGCGAAGACGATCCTGTACACCGGGATCGCAGTGGTCGTCGTCGCTGTGCTGGCCGTGGTCGCCGTGCTGGTCTTCCAGCAGAGCAAACCAGCTGTCAGCCCCACGAACTATGTCTCCGACGGAATCACCGTGGGCAAGGACAACACGCTCGTGCAGCCGCTGAAGATGCCCGAGGGTGAGGAGTCGGATCTACCGGCTCCGACCGAGGAGGGCGCGAAGGAGGGGGCCGCTACGGTCACCGTCTACCTCGACTTCCAGTGCCCCGGCTGCAAGGCCTTCGAGGAAGGCAATGCGAGCATGCTGCGCAAGCTCGCCGACGAGGGATCGATCGTCGTCAACTACAAGCCGGTGTCGTTCCTCGACCGCATGTCCAGCGGAAACGAGTACTCGACCCGCGCTGCCAACCTCGCCGCCTGTGTCGTCGACAGCCAGCCCGAGGTCGCTATCGACCTGTTCGACGCGCTCTACGCCCAGCAGCCGGAGGAGGGCACCGAGGGCCGCACCGATGAGGAGCTGCTCAAGGTCGCCGAGGACGCCGGTGTCGACACCTCGAAGAAGCTCCAGGCCGATCCCGAGCAGACCGTGGAGTCCTGCGTCACCGACCGGACCTTCGACAAGTTCGTCGAGCAGTCGAGCCAGACCGCTCTTGATGACGGAGTCGAAGCCACCCCGTGGGTGCTCATCAATGGCGAGCACACCGACAAGACCAGCGACTCGCAGGCCCTGGCCACCGAGATCCTCAAGGCCACCGGAGAGTTCAAGGGCTGA
- a CDS encoding serine/threonine-protein kinase codes for MDQELGGYRLIEELGSGGMGVVYLGVDGGNHPVAVKVLHPHIANDETARKRLARETRTLRRIRHPRIAEVLDAELDSAQPFIITEFVDGQTLSDDVRDNGPFAEDELVHFGHALLDALNAVHDAGVIHRDLKPANVMIMDGEPMVIDFGIAQVADEVRVTATGLVMGTPGYLSPEIADGKTSSEKTDWWGWAATMAFAATGRNPYGSGPLEAVLGRVAMGKFDLDGAPKNFAPLISACLDPKPERRPSGQMILDALVDIESGRMPQLGSGPSGGAGPGGPQRSPSGTAVMPAVDDGGGRGGAGHGGAGAAGAALGGAAIGAGTGYPGAGPSGGGQPQYPGSSRPTSHAGSGHGAGPGHSAGPGQGTGYGSGRMHGQPPQQATAPPINNPNGGIQAGPGSPMSGADLGRSGFVQPGQGQNLVGPSGPGGPHGQAHQGQWGDQPGHGGQLMGPGGQQMQPGGQPMQPGGQPMQPMGYRRVQSGGWVVFGLVALAVAVMPLGPLVICLVSLIWSVLARTGTRLDRKVQRYRFDRGTDSGGFFRALASAPGAVLASTLTSVASLILPAIAAAAALVLTRLDIAGIVPSGSSEQWSVWAAGAAGSLVLWVGPGASSLRFGSRLLVSGATRNQLGRLIALAVIALLVILAVMVIQSGAAMSWWPLTMNPFDYLPGPV; via the coding sequence ATGGATCAGGAACTGGGAGGCTACCGCCTCATCGAGGAGCTCGGCTCGGGCGGCATGGGTGTCGTCTATCTCGGTGTCGACGGCGGAAACCATCCGGTCGCCGTCAAGGTCCTCCATCCGCACATCGCCAATGATGAGACCGCGCGCAAGCGTCTGGCCCGCGAGACCCGCACCCTGCGCCGGATCCGCCACCCTCGCATCGCCGAGGTCCTCGACGCCGAGCTCGATTCCGCGCAGCCGTTCATCATCACCGAATTCGTCGACGGGCAGACCCTGTCCGACGATGTCCGTGACAACGGCCCCTTCGCCGAGGATGAGCTCGTCCACTTCGGCCATGCCCTCCTCGACGCCCTCAACGCCGTCCACGATGCCGGCGTCATCCACCGTGACCTCAAACCCGCGAACGTGATGATCATGGACGGCGAGCCCATGGTCATCGACTTCGGCATCGCCCAGGTCGCCGACGAAGTGCGCGTGACCGCCACCGGTCTGGTCATGGGCACCCCCGGCTATCTGTCCCCGGAGATCGCCGACGGCAAGACTTCGAGTGAGAAGACCGACTGGTGGGGGTGGGCCGCGACGATGGCGTTCGCCGCCACGGGCCGCAACCCCTACGGGTCCGGACCTTTGGAGGCCGTGCTCGGTCGTGTGGCCATGGGCAAATTCGACCTCGACGGTGCGCCGAAGAACTTCGCTCCGCTCATCTCCGCCTGCCTCGATCCGAAACCCGAACGCCGTCCGTCGGGGCAGATGATCCTCGACGCTCTCGTCGACATCGAGTCCGGGCGGATGCCGCAGCTCGGGTCGGGGCCCAGCGGCGGAGCCGGTCCGGGTGGTCCGCAGCGGTCACCGAGCGGAACCGCGGTCATGCCCGCCGTCGATGACGGCGGCGGTCGTGGCGGTGCCGGTCACGGTGGAGCCGGGGCCGCTGGGGCAGCGCTCGGGGGTGCGGCTATCGGCGCAGGCACCGGCTATCCGGGAGCCGGACCGTCCGGAGGCGGGCAGCCGCAGTACCCCGGATCCAGCCGGCCCACCAGTCATGCCGGGTCCGGCCACGGTGCAGGGCCCGGCCACAGTGCGGGGCCCGGCCAGGGGACGGGCTATGGCTCCGGGCGGATGCACGGGCAGCCCCCGCAGCAGGCGACCGCCCCGCCGATCAACAACCCCAACGGCGGCATCCAGGCGGGTCCGGGATCGCCCATGTCCGGCGCGGACCTCGGCCGTTCCGGCTTCGTTCAGCCCGGTCAGGGGCAGAACCTCGTCGGGCCGAGCGGTCCCGGTGGTCCGCATGGTCAGGCTCATCAGGGGCAGTGGGGCGACCAGCCCGGTCACGGCGGGCAGCTCATGGGGCCAGGCGGGCAGCAGATGCAGCCCGGTGGACAGCCGATGCAGCCAGGCGGGCAGCCGATGCAGCCGATGGGATACCGACGGGTGCAGTCGGGCGGCTGGGTCGTCTTCGGACTCGTGGCTCTGGCCGTCGCCGTCATGCCCCTCGGGCCCCTGGTCATCTGCCTCGTCTCTCTGATCTGGTCGGTGCTCGCCCGCACCGGCACGCGTCTGGATCGGAAGGTCCAGCGGTATCGGTTCGACCGCGGAACCGATTCGGGCGGATTCTTCCGGGCGCTCGCCTCGGCGCCGGGGGCCGTGCTGGCTTCGACCCTGACCTCGGTGGCCTCGCTCATCCTGCCGGCGATCGCGGCCGCCGCCGCGCTCGTGCTCACCCGGCTCGACATCGCCGGGATCGTGCCCAGCGGGTCGTCCGAACAATGGTCGGTGTGGGCCGCGGGCGCTGCCGGTTCACTGGTGCTGTGGGTCGGACCGGGAGCCTCGAGCCTGCGCTTCGGTTCGCGGCTGCTCGTCTCGGGAGCCACTCGCAACCAGCTCGGCCGGCTCATCGCCTTGGCCGTGATCGCGCTGCTCGTCATCCTCGCCGTCATGGTCATCCAGTCGGGGGCGGCCATGTCCTGGTGGCCGCTGACGATGAACCCCTTCGACTACCTGCCCGGACCGGTGTGA
- a CDS encoding trehalose-6-phosphate synthase, with amino-acid sequence MSTVDSAEPSTDTPFGDSDFVVVANRLPVDRDPHDANHGWRTSPGGLVTAVAPVMKAQEGAWIGWTGVADEDFEPFTIDGMHLTPVTLTSEDVLRYYEGFSNATLWPLYHDVIVPPEYHRTWWDAYVRVNERFAHKVTEVAAESATVWIHDYQLQLVPQMVRRLRPDLAIGFFNHIPFPPYELFAQLPWRDEILRGLLGADLIGFQRPADAANFRRAVRGRLGYATKGSTVSVPPGDFLPAHLVRAESFPISIDTPYLEELARDPKIVERAKQIREEVGNPRVVMLGVDRMDYTKGIRHRLKAFGELLAEGRLDVEDVVLIQIATPSRERLEQYKIIRHDVELAVGRINGEQVDVGSIPVRYLHHSYPRDEMTAFFLAADVMLVTALRDGMNLVAKEYVACRRRDDGALVLSEFTGAAEQLKGAVMVNPHDIADLKAGILEAVQMDERTRTRRMKQMRKRVATDTVSRWSKNFLAELEHIKDNPEAIVPEQPVVQKKRTAPPPDVPAAPSDRAERPDDAEWTDDISTAR; translated from the coding sequence ATGAGCACCGTCGACTCTGCCGAGCCCAGCACCGACACCCCCTTCGGCGACAGCGATTTCGTCGTCGTGGCCAACCGCCTGCCCGTCGACCGTGATCCCCATGATGCGAACCACGGATGGCGTACCTCACCAGGGGGTTTGGTCACTGCGGTGGCTCCCGTGATGAAGGCCCAGGAGGGGGCGTGGATCGGCTGGACGGGCGTCGCCGACGAGGACTTCGAGCCCTTCACGATCGACGGCATGCATCTGACCCCGGTGACCCTGACAAGTGAGGATGTCCTCAGGTACTACGAAGGGTTTTCCAACGCCACGCTGTGGCCGCTCTACCACGACGTCATCGTCCCGCCCGAGTACCACCGCACCTGGTGGGATGCGTATGTGCGGGTCAATGAGCGCTTCGCGCACAAGGTCACCGAGGTGGCCGCGGAGTCCGCGACCGTGTGGATCCATGATTATCAGCTCCAGCTGGTCCCGCAGATGGTCCGACGCCTGCGCCCGGACCTCGCGATCGGGTTCTTCAACCATATTCCCTTCCCGCCGTACGAGCTCTTCGCTCAGCTGCCGTGGCGCGACGAGATCCTCCGCGGGCTCCTCGGCGCCGACCTCATCGGGTTCCAGAGGCCGGCGGACGCAGCGAACTTCCGTCGCGCCGTCCGCGGACGTCTGGGATATGCGACGAAGGGGTCGACGGTATCGGTCCCGCCGGGTGACTTCCTCCCGGCCCACCTCGTCCGCGCCGAGTCGTTCCCGATCTCGATCGACACTCCCTATCTCGAGGAGCTCGCCCGCGATCCGAAGATCGTCGAGAGGGCGAAGCAGATCCGCGAGGAGGTCGGCAATCCGCGGGTCGTCATGCTCGGCGTCGATCGGATGGACTACACGAAGGGCATCCGCCACCGACTCAAGGCGTTCGGGGAGCTGCTCGCCGAAGGCCGACTCGATGTCGAAGATGTTGTGCTCATCCAGATCGCGACCCCGTCGCGGGAGCGGCTCGAGCAGTACAAGATCATCCGCCACGACGTCGAACTGGCCGTCGGGCGGATCAACGGAGAGCAGGTCGACGTGGGGTCGATCCCCGTGCGCTACCTCCACCATTCCTATCCGCGCGATGAGATGACGGCGTTCTTCCTCGCCGCCGATGTCATGCTGGTGACCGCTCTGCGCGACGGAATGAACCTTGTTGCCAAGGAGTATGTGGCGTGCCGGAGGCGCGACGACGGCGCTCTCGTGCTCTCCGAATTCACCGGAGCGGCCGAACAGCTCAAGGGCGCGGTGATGGTCAATCCCCACGACATCGCCGACCTCAAGGCGGGAATCCTCGAAGCTGTGCAGATGGACGAGAGGACTCGCACACGCCGGATGAAGCAGATGCGCAAGAGGGTCGCCACCGACACCGTGAGCCGGTGGTCAAAGAACTTCCTCGCCGAGCTCGAACACATCAAGGACAATCCCGAGGCCATCGTCCCCGAACAGCCCGTGGTGCAGAAGAAGCGGACCGCGCCGCCGCCGGACGTGCCGGCGGCCCCGTCCGATCGCGCCGAGCGACCCGATGATGCCGAGTGGACAGACGATATCTCCACCGCCCGCTAG
- a CDS encoding trehalose-phosphatase codes for MTSKPTVLGPARSTPAEVVLRDLATAESLLLALDFDGVLAPLQDDPSTSRMVPESAAAVAALAGLPRTRVALVSGRDIATLRRLSAAPDSAWLIGSHGAEAELGSDADRDPDSAVGRSPELTAAEADRLAAIDAHLDAFEHTLPGTDGSGDADGASDFLIESKPYSRTVHTRGLAPEAAAALHEHATEVVEEFPDIRVIEGHDITELAVKQATKGDGIRLLARAGEPTAMGYLGDDVTDEDAFAALDELTDSRALNAGLTVKVGSAQTRAAWRIADPAAVADLLGRLVAERTDFLRTVHD; via the coding sequence GTGACATCGAAGCCGACCGTGCTCGGTCCTGCCCGCTCCACCCCCGCCGAGGTGGTCCTGCGTGATCTCGCCACCGCCGAATCGCTGCTGCTGGCCTTGGATTTCGATGGGGTGCTCGCGCCCCTGCAAGACGATCCGTCGACCTCCCGGATGGTCCCCGAATCGGCTGCGGCCGTCGCGGCGCTCGCCGGCCTGCCGCGCACACGGGTGGCGCTGGTGTCCGGTCGCGATATCGCGACCCTGCGCCGGCTGTCCGCAGCCCCGGACTCGGCGTGGCTGATCGGTTCGCACGGCGCGGAGGCCGAACTCGGCAGCGACGCTGATCGCGATCCCGACTCCGCAGTGGGCCGGTCTCCCGAACTCACCGCGGCCGAGGCGGACAGACTCGCCGCCATCGATGCTCATCTCGACGCATTCGAACACACGCTTCCGGGCACCGACGGCTCAGGCGATGCCGACGGTGCCTCGGATTTCCTCATCGAGTCCAAACCCTATTCGCGGACGGTCCACACTCGCGGACTCGCCCCCGAGGCCGCCGCGGCCCTCCACGAGCACGCCACCGAGGTGGTCGAGGAGTTCCCGGACATCCGTGTCATCGAAGGCCACGACATCACCGAACTCGCCGTCAAGCAGGCGACGAAAGGCGATGGCATCCGGCTGCTCGCCCGCGCCGGCGAACCGACGGCAATGGGCTACCTCGGCGATGATGTCACCGATGAGGACGCCTTCGCGGCACTCGACGAACTCACGGACTCCCGCGCTCTGAACGCTGGTCTCACCGTCAAGGTCGGGTCCGCGCAGACTCGCGCTGCGTGGCGGATCGCCGACCCTGCCGCTGTGGCCGACCTGCTCGGTCGCCTCGTTGCCGAACGCACGGATTTCCTCCGCACCGTCCACGATTGA
- a CDS encoding LacI family DNA-binding transcriptional regulator — protein sequence MSDHLPEHRHVRLAEIAGTAGVSKATASRALRDPESVSAASLAKVRQALAILGATGQAPTTGAGDGAGSSLIALIKPAVSAGNVDPYSRLAEILTNRMFGLGIAVVHIEAIAERNEALLETILGSEHGGPRISGAIVVGGGAAGVLAGMLAERGLPLIRISNARHDDGISRIYLDATGGIETAVAHLVHLGHRRIGLAVLRDSAAPARIAGFRRSMAGILHIPATRDQAPVVEAAGGAMAGVAAAEELLDLRCTAVIACAPSLSFGLLEAAQRLRLDVPRDLSLLTVGDVPDADVVQPPLSQVVYDWATVAQSAIDEIRAMIAAGHARVHVDYTVDPDLVLRASAVPPQRR from the coding sequence ATGAGCGATCATCTGCCCGAGCACCGGCACGTCCGCCTCGCCGAGATCGCCGGCACCGCCGGGGTCTCGAAGGCCACCGCCTCACGGGCCCTGCGCGACCCCGAATCGGTGTCGGCCGCCTCTCTCGCGAAGGTGCGGCAGGCGCTGGCGATCCTCGGAGCCACCGGGCAGGCCCCGACGACGGGTGCCGGGGACGGTGCCGGCTCGTCGCTCATCGCGCTCATCAAACCCGCGGTGTCCGCGGGCAACGTCGACCCGTATTCGCGGCTGGCGGAGATCCTGACGAACCGGATGTTCGGACTCGGCATCGCCGTCGTCCACATCGAGGCCATCGCCGAACGCAACGAGGCTCTCCTCGAGACCATCCTCGGCAGCGAACACGGCGGACCGAGGATCTCAGGAGCCATCGTCGTCGGCGGTGGTGCCGCCGGTGTGCTAGCGGGAATGCTCGCCGAACGCGGGCTGCCGCTCATCCGCATCTCGAATGCCCGCCACGACGACGGGATCTCGCGCATCTACCTCGATGCGACCGGTGGAATCGAGACCGCCGTGGCTCACCTCGTCCACCTCGGCCACAGACGCATCGGACTCGCCGTGCTGCGCGATTCGGCGGCCCCGGCCCGGATCGCCGGCTTCCGCAGATCGATGGCAGGGATCCTCCACATCCCCGCCACCCGTGATCAGGCCCCCGTCGTCGAGGCCGCCGGCGGAGCCATGGCCGGAGTCGCCGCCGCCGAGGAGCTGCTCGACCTGCGCTGCACCGCCGTCATCGCCTGCGCCCCGTCCCTGTCCTTCGGCCTGCTCGAAGCCGCCCAGCGGCTGCGGCTCGACGTGCCCCGCGACCTGTCCCTGCTCACAGTCGGCGATGTCCCCGACGCCGATGTCGTCCAACCGCCGCTGTCGCAGGTCGTCTACGACTGGGCGACCGTGGCGCAGTCGGCGATCGACGAGATCCGCGCGATGATCGCCGCCGGGCACGCGCGCGTGCACGTCGACTACACGGTCGACCCGGACCTCGTCCTCCGTGCCAGTGCCGTTCCCCCGCAGCGCCGCTGA
- a CDS encoding LacI family DNA-binding transcriptional regulator, with protein sequence MKVTLDEVAARAGVSLATVSRVLGRRGAVSESTRAKVLETMSELGYSRSTLLHDAPRRLVAVSAPGNPEHWQVQVCTRVTKALQDHDLLVTRPLVETDPEPLQTAIDAGAVALVTTTMTSLNTEIPCIRVAEQSAAEEADTAGTEVSVAGTPGTGQGSADVIAARLDLGGGMTTAFEHLRAIGHRRIGLICNDSGELAVQLIRRFLAEHPARNLGLHLEDWISRVPKSFSGGSRAVLELKDATCTAVIVQSALQLHGALHGLRNRHLQVPRDMSVVGFGDSPTMKFTGPPATVLGLDVEGLSNALIAATLQTLRISTTGLPSVPPVFRPRLVARTSTTAARR encoded by the coding sequence ATGAAGGTCACGTTGGACGAGGTCGCCGCCCGGGCCGGAGTCTCTCTGGCCACGGTCTCCCGGGTGCTCGGCCGCCGCGGTGCCGTCTCCGAGTCGACCCGGGCGAAGGTGCTGGAGACGATGAGCGAGCTCGGCTATTCGCGTTCGACCCTGCTCCATGATGCGCCGAGGCGGCTCGTGGCCGTCAGCGCCCCCGGCAATCCCGAACATTGGCAGGTCCAGGTCTGCACCCGCGTGACCAAAGCCCTGCAGGATCACGATCTCCTCGTCACCCGTCCGCTGGTCGAGACCGATCCGGAACCGCTGCAGACCGCGATCGACGCCGGCGCCGTGGCCCTGGTGACGACGACGATGACGAGCCTGAACACGGAGATCCCCTGTATCCGCGTCGCCGAACAGTCCGCAGCCGAGGAGGCCGACACGGCCGGGACTGAAGTTTCCGTGGCGGGTACGCCCGGAACCGGGCAGGGCAGTGCCGATGTCATCGCAGCGCGGCTCGACCTCGGCGGGGGGATGACCACAGCATTCGAACATCTGCGGGCGATCGGACACCGGAGGATCGGGCTGATCTGCAATGACAGCGGTGAGCTGGCCGTCCAGCTCATCCGCCGCTTCTTAGCCGAACATCCCGCCAGGAATCTCGGGCTCCACCTGGAGGACTGGATCTCACGGGTGCCGAAATCGTTCTCCGGCGGGTCGCGTGCGGTGCTCGAGCTCAAGGATGCGACGTGCACAGCGGTGATCGTCCAATCGGCTCTGCAGCTGCACGGCGCTCTCCACGGTCTGCGGAATCGACATCTGCAGGTGCCGCGGGATATGTCGGTCGTCGGGTTCGGCGATTCCCCGACGATGAAGTTCACGGGCCCTCCGGCCACCGTCCTCGGCCTCGACGTCGAGGGACTGTCGAACGCCCTCATCGCGGCGACCCTGCAGACCCTGCGGATCTCGACGACCGGCCTTCCCTCGGTTCCTCCGGTGTTCCGTCCCCGACTCGTCGCCCGGACCTCGACGACGGCGGCTCGCCGATGA
- a CDS encoding ABC transporter ATP-binding protein has product MSLNGLSHVYENTTSESVHPFNLFVDDGEFLVLYGPAASGKSTILRMLHGLETPKTGTILIDGADITHAAVNDRDVTLALESYALYPHLSVRDNLGFALRVDGLPADEIQERVESVMDKIGLSDILDSVPGDLTQLQRQTVALARAVVRRPKVLIMDEPVVNLVPEQQTETLSLIKDLQQEFGLTTIYATSDLEDAKVLGDRIAFLDHGRLIGVETPDLAEALVASVSDSDS; this is encoded by the coding sequence GTGTCGTTGAATGGCCTCAGTCATGTCTACGAGAACACGACGTCCGAATCCGTTCACCCGTTCAACCTCTTCGTCGATGACGGCGAGTTCCTCGTCCTCTACGGTCCCGCCGCGTCGGGCAAGTCGACGATCCTGCGGATGCTCCACGGCCTGGAGACCCCGAAGACCGGCACCATCCTCATCGACGGCGCCGATATCACCCACGCCGCCGTCAACGACCGCGATGTCACCCTGGCGCTGGAGAGCTACGCGCTCTACCCGCATCTGAGCGTGCGCGACAATCTCGGCTTCGCGCTGCGCGTCGACGGTCTGCCCGCCGATGAGATCCAAGAGCGCGTCGAATCCGTGATGGACAAGATCGGACTGAGCGACATCCTCGACTCGGTTCCCGGCGACCTCACTCAGCTGCAGCGCCAGACCGTGGCCCTGGCCCGCGCCGTGGTCCGCCGGCCCAAGGTGCTCATCATGGACGAGCCCGTGGTCAACCTCGTCCCCGAACAGCAGACGGAGACCCTGTCGCTGATCAAGGACCTGCAGCAGGAATTCGGGCTGACGACGATCTACGCCACCTCCGACCTCGAGGACGCGAAGGTCCTCGGCGACCGGATCGCGTTCCTCGACCACGGACGGCTGATCGGGGTGGAGACACCCGACCTCGCCGAGGCGCTCGTGGCCTCGGTCTCCGACTCGGACTCCTGA
- a CDS encoding DUF4032 domain-containing protein — MAELPWHLPLAQWPETLLGGLPRGISRHVVRYVEIGDEVLAIKETDDAQATREFDILGALGNLDVPLVEARAVVGGRRTASGEALKGALITAYLEFSLPYRALFSRDLAEDTGGRLVDALAVLLVRLHLVGFYWGDVSLSNTLFRRDADAYAAYVVDAETGELHDQLSDGQRNMDLRIARMNIAGDFLDLQAAGLVAPETDPLAAGERLCESYNALWAELTRVEEFSVSERWRIDERIRRLNDLGFDLGELTVTTDIDGISLLVSPKVVEPNHHSRRLLRLTGIGANENQARAMLNDLDSFRSAPEIAEVDELDESQAARRWLDEVYKPLIQAIPENLTRKLEPGQIFYEFAEHRRTMARARQRDIPTMEAIAYFIVDYLANLPDEIRYVDSEKF, encoded by the coding sequence TTGGCCGAACTCCCCTGGCATCTGCCGCTGGCTCAGTGGCCGGAGACGCTGCTGGGCGGTCTGCCCCGCGGAATCTCCCGCCACGTCGTGCGCTATGTCGAGATCGGAGACGAAGTGCTCGCGATCAAGGAGACCGACGATGCGCAGGCCACGCGTGAGTTCGACATCCTCGGTGCGCTCGGCAACCTCGACGTCCCCCTCGTCGAGGCCCGCGCCGTCGTCGGCGGCCGCCGGACCGCATCGGGCGAGGCGCTCAAGGGCGCCCTCATCACCGCCTATCTCGAATTCTCCCTGCCCTACCGCGCACTGTTCTCCCGGGACCTGGCCGAGGACACCGGCGGTCGCCTCGTCGACGCTCTGGCGGTGCTGCTCGTCCGCCTTCACCTCGTCGGCTTCTACTGGGGAGACGTGTCCCTGTCGAACACGCTCTTCCGCCGCGACGCCGACGCCTACGCCGCCTATGTCGTCGACGCCGAGACCGGCGAGCTGCACGACCAGCTCTCCGACGGGCAGCGGAACATGGACCTGCGGATCGCGCGGATGAACATCGCCGGGGACTTCCTCGATCTGCAGGCCGCGGGACTCGTCGCTCCCGAGACCGATCCGCTCGCGGCCGGTGAGCGACTGTGCGAGTCCTACAACGCCCTGTGGGCGGAGCTGACCCGGGTCGAGGAATTCAGCGTCAGCGAACGCTGGCGCATCGACGAACGCATCCGCCGCCTCAACGACCTGGGCTTCGACCTCGGCGAACTGACCGTGACGACCGATATCGACGGCATCAGCCTGCTCGTGTCCCCGAAGGTCGTCGAACCCAACCACCATTCGAGGCGTCTGCTGCGACTGACCGGGATCGGTGCGAACGAGAACCAGGCGCGGGCGATGCTCAACGACCTCGACTCGTTCCGCTCGGCCCCCGAGATCGCCGAAGTCGACGAACTCGACGAATCCCAGGCCGCCCGCCGCTGGCTCGACGAAGTGTACAAACCCCTCATCCAGGCGATCCCGGAGAACCTCACCCGCAAACTCGAACCCGGGCAGATCTTCTACGAGTTCGCCGAGCACCGCCGCACCATGGCTCGCGCCCGCCAACGCGACATCCCCACGATGGAGGCCATCGCCTATTTCATCGTCGACTACCTGGCGAACCTCCCCGACGAGATCCGCTACGTCGACAGCGAGAAGTTCTGA
- a CDS encoding SDR family oxidoreductase, which translates to MSTNEPMPTNENNPSIPSLFDLSGRTAVVVGAGSGLGQASAIGLADAGAHVVAADLNLAGAEATAALIAARRTGSAAHGAADSGAGGGSASAVAVDITDTASVDALVDAWADAEVLVITPGANVRKRLTDTSDDEFDRVIDINLKGTYRLMRGFGREMGERGRGSIVTYASFRALAIEPGQGLYAAAKAGVVQLTKTMASELGGKGVRVNAILPGPFDTPLTQQIKAEGKWWDAYADKTALGRWGRLHEIAGPVLFLASDASSYVTGHSQLVDGGWMAQDGRFTPDV; encoded by the coding sequence ATGTCGACGAACGAGCCGATGCCCACGAACGAGAACAACCCGTCGATCCCGTCCCTGTTCGACTTGAGCGGCCGCACGGCCGTCGTCGTCGGAGCCGGCTCCGGACTCGGGCAGGCCAGCGCGATCGGGCTGGCCGATGCAGGGGCACACGTCGTCGCCGCCGATCTCAACCTCGCCGGCGCCGAGGCGACCGCCGCACTCATCGCCGCCCGTCGCACGGGATCGGCTGCGCACGGAGCCGCCGATAGCGGAGCTGGGGGTGGGTCCGCCTCGGCGGTGGCCGTGGACATCACGGACACGGCGTCCGTCGACGCGCTCGTGGACGCATGGGCCGATGCCGAGGTCCTCGTCATCACTCCCGGGGCGAATGTGCGCAAACGACTGACGGACACCTCCGATGACGAGTTCGACCGGGTCATCGACATCAACCTCAAGGGCACCTACCGACTGATGCGCGGATTCGGCCGTGAGATGGGCGAGCGCGGTCGCGGCTCGATCGTCACCTACGCCTCGTTCCGGGCACTGGCCATCGAACCCGGGCAGGGACTGTACGCGGCGGCCAAGGCCGGGGTGGTGCAGCTGACGAAGACGATGGCGAGCGAGCTCGGAGGCAAGGGCGTGCGCGTCAACGCGATCCTGCCCGGACCCTTCGACACTCCCCTGACCCAGCAGATCAAGGCCGAGGGGAAATGGTGGGACGCGTACGCGGACAAGACCGCCCTGGGCCGGTGGGGTCGACTGCACGAGATCGCCGGGCCCGTCCTCTTCCTCGCCTCGGACGCCTCGAGCTATGTCACCGGGCACTCGCAGCTCGTCGACGGCGGATGGATGGCCCAGGACGGCCGATTCACCCCCGACGTGTGA